The region TATACATGCTGTTTCAAAAATTTGATTCTGATAGTTTAGTGGCCTCACCATGCTGGACGAATGGTATTTTATTATCTTAACTCGTGAAGGAAGCCATGCCGGACGAATGGTATTTTATGATCTTAACTCATGAAGGGAAGTCATGCTTACAACAGTGTTGATTGTAATGTCGATGAAAAACTGTCATGTATGCTGGACTATGCTACATGTTATTTGAAGTTCTAGCATCAACATACAATAATGTTTTCTCTTGCTAGTCGTGTCAGTTCATTCAAGTGAACAAGGCGCTCCTCTAAATTCCAGGAAAATAAATGTTGACGTCTGCACGGACGTTCTCACCAATGAAGCTATGCATTTAATTGAAATAAATCTTCAATTCACTCTTAGGAGGTGTTTGGTTCAACTCTGTTAACGTAAACGAAACTACTATGCACACGACAAAATCACATCTGATTTATGTATGATAGTACAATGAAAGGTGAGGATGCTGCGTCACTTTCTAATCAACGCTCCACGTCCTGAGTCGTATGGGAATCAGACAGTTTTTGTCGTACGTGAAGCAGTGCTCTAACGTAAATGGTACTGGAATCAGATCACGGGCAGAAACGTGATCTGTTTCCTGAGGGGATCGACCGGTATCGAAATTGACTTACCATGGAACTCGATTGCGGGGGATTTATTTCCGCTCAAAGTGAACCCAACAAAAGTTGAAGGCATGAGGTTGCGCTGTAATCAAATGACGGCTGAAAATGTACGAATCAAACACCTCCTTAGGTTCATGTAGCTCTTTATATATACTCACCacaaaattttttgaatttttctagtattttttttttgaattttttactgagcaggagcagatgagcccgggctcCAGGATGAATTATCGCATATAAGAGTGTTTATATCACTActctagtaatctaaacgctcttacattTCTTTACGGAAGGAGTATATGGcaccacacccacacccacacgtGACGATCAATGAATCGAAACAAAAAATAAACATACACATTGCAACTTGACAACCACAgttcaagtactccctctgtccggaaatacttatcctcgaaatggttgtatctagacttattttagttatagatacgtccatttcgaggacaagtatttccggaatgAGGGAGTATTAGTCAACAGAAGGTGCCACATCAGATACCACCAACTAACAATGCCACACGGGCTCTCTGAAGTTTCTCAATGTAAGCCGTTCGGTTTATTGTCTCCTTTTACCTTTACAGACAGAGCAAACGACTGAATGACAACACAAAAGAAATCATGTACGGGAAGTAGGTTCCGCCCCACGCTTTCCACCCATGGTACATATGATCACATGGTGATATACAACATAAACCTAAGCTAATGCATCTAAACAAGCCATgctgtctgtctgtctgtctgtcaACCTAGTGGCAAGGTAGACAATCACCTTGTTGTCCATGAACATAATATACACAGCACAAAGACGGGGCCGAATGGGCCGAACCATGCCACGATAAATAACAAcccgcaaataaggcattcccaagTACCGAGAGCTGGACAGACGTGCTTTGCGTAGGATGCAGTGATGTGAAAACCCCGAATAGGTTACAGTTTCCACCACTTCTTGTTCTCCATTGTTTTCGCGAGCTCCTGGGCGAGCGAAGCAAAATTTTCCGCCCCGTCTTGAAGCTCCGCGGTCCGCTGGCTTATTCTCTGGTACAGAGGCGATTAGCTAATGAGGCTTTTCTTGTTCAAGAAATGGTTACAAGAGAAGACGAGTTGACCAACGAAAATCAGAAACATATAGTCTGGGGCTACTAGCCGGTGTGCGTAAAGAGTGCGTTACGGAATTCATTATTTTACCTCGAGTTTCTCCTGCCGCTGCATGAGCTTATCCTTCGCATGGGCAGCTGCTGCTGTTGCATCCTGCAAAAGGACCTTAAGAGtcagctgagagagagagagagagagagagagatcatgacGAATCGCAATGTTGATGGAATTACCCCGCCAAACTTATATTTGGTGAGAATTTCTTGGGTACTTCTCATTCTTGGTTTGTCAGCATCacttgatccttcaaacagtttcgCTCTCTCGTCCTCTACTGCAGAAGTGTAGGCATAAACTGATAAACATGAAGAGTTCAAAAGGCGTGTTTCCAAAAATCAAGACATATGCCCAACCTGTTGCTTTCTTATTCATGTGAGAAGCAGAGGATGATGCTGGCGGAGGGGGTAGGGGCACTTCATcatcaatttctatgtcatctgcATTGAAACACTTTTGGATAAATAGGCAGCACTACAGGCAAATGCTTTACAAAAACAAGGAGAGGGGGCGAGACCAATTGACAGTTCTTCTATTTGATCATCAGGATTCGCTAGTGATGGTTCAACATATGGTCCTTTCAAGAAAATTGACTCCAATAGTTCACTGGGGGTTTGGGAATTGAAACTTTTTCTCAGGTTTGCATTTTCATCCGCTTTTCCTTTTAATCCTTTAATAATGCCACCAATAACTCCTGCTGCTGGATTCTGCACCAGAAGTTTCATGTTAAGTCAAACTGTACAgagtactccatccgtcccaaaataagtgtctcaagcttagtacaactttgtactaaagctagtacaaagttgagacaattattttggtacggagggagtatcatatagGTTTGAGGAGATTAGACAATTGCCTACCTGCTTTCCTTTCTGGTCTATTGAGATGCTCATAGCTGCTTCAGCTGCTGCTGCAAGTACCTTATCATGAAGGCATGGCAATGATTCTGGAATCCTAAAATGATTATCATGGATACGAAACATTAGTTTAATACCACTGGGTCGGGCATCAGAACTATTGAGTTAAATAGACTCAAACTGAACCAGACGTGGGAAGCAAGCAAGAAAAATTCAAGTACCTGAAGTCATTCTCTGAGTTTATAAGAGAGATGATTGCAAATTCAGATCCATTAACCTGTGGCGGGGGACATACGAGAAAAGTGAGGGAGGTATTTTACAGCACAGTCGAAATTGAAGCTAACATAACTGAACGAATCTGAATTAATGAATAGAGATGAAACAAAGTTGGGCACCCTCAActgtgcttgccacaaagaaaacatGTCACTCATTTTAGGGACCGTTATTCGAGTGCAGCGTTTCGgcgcccaggctcatctgcacccggtcagaaaaaaaatcacaaaaaattctaaaaaattctacaaaaattgggTGGTAGAAAATTTATTGCGTGAGGTCCGCTCCAATTTTCAGGTTATTTAGACAtttgagtagctctcagcaaaaaatacAAATCGGGTCAGAACATTGCGTGAAtagtaaacatttttacagaccccgaatttgtcttttttgccgagagctgctcagatgtccaaatgacttgaaaattggagcggacctcacgcatcaaattgtctaccatacaattttttttggaatttttttaataTTCCTTgtatttgttttgattctttttcatCAGCCTGGGTGCAAGCTGAGCCTGGGCTCAGAAGTGGATTATCTCCGTTATTCTGGCTATTTATGCGGAGAACTAAGCTAAGGTTACCCAGCTATTGATGTGGAAAACCAACACTAGTATAGAACATAATCCAAAATAATGTTAAGATACAATGTGGTGCTAAAATTTAGTGAACAGTCAAAAGTTGAACATCAAGTTAAGCAAGCAGAACAATTTACCAGAGCAATTTGTCCATTTGAGGAGCTCATGGTTTTATCCATGCCTGTCTTGTAACTCCACCTTAGTAACTCCATCAAGGAGCTCTCAGCGAGAATATCTAGGCTTGGCAAAGATCTGTCATGAGAAACGTAAAACAGTTAAGGTATGTGCATAACTTCACGAGGCCCTTGCATGGATGTACACACCTACAGGTAACAGATGATGACACCTGAaaagtcttccttttgaaatctttAAAATATACCAAGATGTTCTAAAAGAAACAATACCGTGAAGATTTACAATCAAAGACTGTCTTTTATCTATAACAAACTCATATTCCCAAGAGATTCTTCATGGTGATGCACATGAGACATAGGGAACAACAAATATGATGATGATCGTATTACCAGGTTGTACTTTATAGATTTATTAACTATTAGCAATCTAAATTTTGACAAGCATGTGAAAAAAGAAGTCAATGTAAACTTGCAGTAAGAGGATATAAATGTAAAGGGGGGATCCGCTCTCCACCATCATACTTTGACAATAAGTGTCGTATTAGATAATCCACATGATTATAATATGTAATTATAAAGACAACATGGCAAACACCTTCGTATCAAAATTTCTAGCATACAAAGCCAATAACATGACAAAATAGTAACTACCTCAATTCTATGATGCCTGTCTGATAAAATAATATCAACCCACAAGCTTTATCATCCTTATTCTTGAAAATTGCTGACCAGCAGCATTTTTTTGTGAGCTTGGTTTTATGTAGATGCTTGTTGCTTCCCTGATGGAAAAAAGAACATCACAAATAAGCTTTAGAAGTTTGAAATTTCTAAGAAGTAGTTCGCATATGCCAAGTATGCACCTGAATCAATGATGCCAGAGAAAATAAAAGCACCACATCCTCAAAGCAGACCAAAAGAAgtgaatctgaaccgccactctgtGGATGTAGAGAAGCATTTTTCTTGTTAGTTTCGGCTCCTTGTACTTGCTTTTGGTCAAGAACATGTTCTTCTTTCCCTGTCTGACTTTGACATGGGAGCTTGTCTTCTGGTAATTGGGCTTGCTCTTCATCTGAAGCTCCATCTAAACCCAGAACTTGCAGAAATTATGAGTTGATCTAGGGGGGTGGGGGTAGAAATTAGCATAGTGAATAGAAATCACTTACCTATGAGGACATACATCAAAAGTGCAGAAGATTGCTTCTCATCTAGCAGAAGTGAATTTATGATCAAACCACTTGTGCTGTCAACTACAGTAAGACGTGCATCCTTACTTAAGGAAAGTACAACATCTGTTGGAAATTTTGCACTTGTAGCAATCTCTTTCTGGGATGGGCCTGCTTTTGCAGCAGATGCACCTACACTGTAGATGCTTACTGAAACCACAGGAGAATTTGTTCCTGATGTACAATCCACAGAGAACATCACGGACAGTTGACTTGCATCAAACATTGCCACCTTTGAGAAGACAAACCAaaacataataataataattagtTAATAGCAAATGGTACGTACAAGCTTCAAATAAATAGTGAAACTTCAGAGACCTTAAGGAAAATATACCTGGCCATTTTGATACCCTACTGCAAGGGCCTCTCCTGAAGATGTAAATCTGAGAGATTGCACAGGGGAATTTGATGCCACAAAGGCAATATGGCAATGGAACCCTCTCCCATGATGAACAGCATGAACTGAAAGGAAAACACCAGAAGGTTAAGAAAAACGAAATGAACCACATACGGACATACCCACCAGAAGTGGTTTTTATAACTGCCCTGGTGAGATTCTCTAGCACGGAAAAAAGTAAACACAAACATGAGCAGGTCCTGTTTTATGGATGCCTCTTATACCATAACAAAAGAAGGCAAATTTGACATGAACTTGTTTTCATAAGGATCTGGCAGCAAAAAGAGCACATGGAAAATATATCTTGAACAAAAAAGAACACTTAGAAATATGTCCTTTTACGAGATGGCACTTACGCATTATCTTGTTATCAGGGTTTTACATAGACTTGGATTGCGACTGAACCAGATGTTGAATAGTAAAACAGGCAGCACCAAACACATTTTTACCAGAATACCAGCaaaattactactccctctgtaccgaAATATATGTCGCTGGAGTAGCTGATAGCTGAATCAGCTACTCCAGCGACATATATCTCAGTACAGAGGGAGTAGGATATAATGGCCTATACTATCATTATAGAATGATTAAGCACTCAAAAGATTTATTTTCTCTGCATATAGCTTGACAGTGAGTATGGTGCAGGTGAGACCGTTTCCTGCCTATAGACAGGTTGCATCTGTGCCTCACTGCCTCTACAAATATATTGCCATCTCTCAGACTGACCATCAAGAAAGAGTGTGTGACAATCAAAGCAAACTGGAAGCCCAGAAGGCAACATCATGAGGGCAACTTCGCTGTTGTCTCGTATTGACTGACCTAATTCTTTTAATATATACGGGATGGTGGAGAGGAAACAAACAAAGAAAGAGGAAGTGCAAATATAATTTAATTTGCACTTATGCCTTCATGTGCAGTATTTACCTTCCTGCTTAGATCCACTCACAAAGTGAAAGCTGGAATCCCCAGTGTTCTCTTGAAGTTTATACATACGGACCTACAATGTTACAAAAATATACAGTATTGAATATGCTGCTGACAACCAATAACTTGGAGTGACCCATAAATTTTAATAGTAGGAACTAACCAGACCACTTGTTGTGCCAACAGCAAAAGTCATGTTTAATGAACAAAAAGCCAGCGATGATACAGAGGCATTTGCTCCATCCAAAATAACATCAGGCACCTGCATTAATAATAGTTTTAGTATTCTTGCATTGATCTAGTAGTCATCAGTCAACAACTAAGAACACGTAGAAGTGACCTTTGCATCCAAGACAAACATTGGCATCAGAATGGGAAAAGTTGCATCCCATATTCTCACAGAACCATCTTGATAGCCTGCAACGTATATTCTTTCAACTGCATGATCTTTCTTCAGTGACATTTCACTAGGAACCCCACCAGTCAAAGGCCATTTCATATTCCCTGATATTGGAGGTGCGACAATTTGCCTAGCACAAAATTTCTACCAAAAAACATGAATATACGATCTGGTAAAAAGGTTGCAGTTAAGTTAAGTAGAGTAAAATGTCGAGAATCCACACAACAATGTACCTTCAGTGAAATACTTGGATGCTTTCTCCCATTTAGTGAATACATATTCGTAACTGTTATGCTGGGATCAATTGTAGGAACTACGACTGGAAATTTCTGTGCCTCAGGCTGAGCATATTCCTCTTCTGATTTCCGCGCAGAAAATAGAGCACCACCATCATAGAAATTTAACTGTCCAGGATTTGTCAATATAAAAAGTGCAGAAGTTCGTATTTTATCTGGAACACCAGTATCTGGAATAAGAATCATATCAGCAAAGGATCCATCAAGCTTGAGGTCCACCCGCGACGCGCATCTTACTGACTCTAGTCCATTAGATGATTCCAGACTAAGAACCTACAAGAGAATACAATTTTTCATTGAACAAGGTAAAGTTTTCCACAGTCAACCGCTGAAAAACAATATGTCATACTATTTTTCTGTGCTCAGAAAAGTAACTTTGCTAGATATATGATACACATATATTTGTAAAGCAAAATCTAGATACATAATTGCTCGCATCTGAACAAAACATATCTACCAAGTTGTTTCGACCTCCAAATTGGTTGCCTCTTAAGGCATACACTCATGCCCATATTTGTTATCGCTGGAAATTATCTTGTATGGGAAACATTTGCCCTAACCTGTGTACGCCATGTAGCCATGCAAATTAGTTTAGTGGTTCTACATTAACATATCAACAGCCAGATGAACCAAATGTGGGTGTTCTAATTGAGTTCAGATGAGCAAGAAATAGTTTTTTGCAAGTTGGTAAAGGAACAAACAGCTATATTTGAGTACACTTTTTGATGCATCAGTTGCATGCCTGCCTAGAAGATTACATGAAATAGAAAAAATGGATGAGAATGAAACAAGACACAAACCGTCAGAACTTCTTCAGACCCCATATCATCGCCACCATATACAAAAAGTTTTCCGCCTTTAGTGGTGTCTTTTGCTGACCCAGCAGACCAGTGCAAGACAATAACAGGAAGCCTGCGACTTCCAGAAGCCAGCTGCAGCTTAACAACATTAGACGAAACATCAGTTTGTTTGCCTTGTCTAGAGGATACTGCAGTCATATCCCATAGAAGTATGTCTCCAGTTATATAGCCAACAGCAACAGTTGAACCCCCTCTCGATGCCCAACAAAGAGAGCAGATTTCTCTCTCTTCCTCATTCTCATCAAAATTATCTACTTGATCTTCACTAGCATGTGTTTGAGCGCCAGTGACTTGACCCTTCATATGCAAGTCACCGTAGCCTCGAACAGCAATTGCATGGTCCTCTGACACATCCCAAAGAACTAAGAATCCTTTCTCGTATGCAATTAGCACCCTGAAGCATATAAAAAAGCAGTTCATTCATGTGTTTCAGATTGGCGAACTGAATTGTGATGACTTGTCCCTCTCATTAGAGGAATTTGATGAAAACAATGGAAAgttcatctttcaaattttctgctTCAAAACATTGATTATTCACGAATTGTTTGCATAGTAACGAAGGTAGCTGAGAATCTATCTGTGTTTTTTCATATAATTGACCATCCTAATATGATGTAATATCAGCATGCACACTATTTACTAATAAAAAAACTCATATAGTTCACGGTTATAACAAAAAATCCAGGAGTTCCATTTCATGATGATCTTACCTGGTGCCCAAGGTGTTAGGTTGAGGCAATATTCCAACGATAGGTTGAGTATCAAGCAAGGGAACACCAGCTGCTTCTGTGAAGAAATTGGACCAATAAAAGCATGATTAAGCCTCAAAGCAGTATAAGATAGGCAAAAAATATGTTGTGTTGGTTTATTTAACACTTTCAAGTCCAGATGTAAAAGGTGAGATGAACTGATGGCGTTTTGTTCACAATTTTGACTTCATGCTGCTATAATATCAACATGAACTTTGATACATAAACAGAAGCAAATATAAAAAATGGTACTTGACATCTGTTGAGGGAGACACGTAAAAACAGCAGTATACCAGCTAAGGAATGTATAGAAACATTGTAAGGCATCTTTTGAAGCTTCCCATCATATACATCATACTTTAATACAGAAAGCAGGCCATTCTCATCTCCAAGGTACCTGAATGTGATGGACAAATTTAATATACGAATAAAAGGTTAGAAAGTGGTCCAGACAGCTACTAACTTAAGAATGTGAA is a window of Triticum dicoccoides isolate Atlit2015 ecotype Zavitan chromosome 2B, WEW_v2.0, whole genome shotgun sequence DNA encoding:
- the LOC119362213 gene encoding uncharacterized protein LOC119362213 isoform X3, producing the protein MFAKRFLLKKLHQGGGGEKGGGGGGGGGAAGDVAQLDAQIALHYGVPYAASVMAFDPVQRLLAVGTLDGRIKIFGGDNIEGILISPKSMPYKYLQFIQNQGLLIAVSNENEIQVWNLEFRQLFHSSQWDANITAFSVIEGTFLMYLGDENGLLSVLKYDVYDGKLQKMPYNVSIHSLAEAAGVPLLDTQPIVGILPQPNTLGTRVLIAYEKGFLVLWDVSEDHAIAVRGYGDLHMKGQVTGAQTHASEDQVDNFDENEEEREICSLCWASRGGSTVAVGYITGDILLWDMTAVSSRQGKQTDVSSNVVKLQLASGSRRLPVIVLHWSAGSAKDTTKGGKLFVYGGDDMGSEEVLTVLSLESSNGLESVRCASRVDLKLDGSFADMILIPDTGVPDKIRTSALFILTNPGQLNFYDGGALFSARKSEEEYAQPEAQKFPVVVPTIDPSITVTNMYSLNGRKHPSISLKKFCARQIVAPPISGNMKWPLTGGVPSEMSLKKDHAVERIYVAGYQDGSVRIWDATFPILMPMFVLDAKVPDVILDGANASVSSLAFCSLNMTFAVGTTSGLVRMYKLQENTGDSSFHFVSGSKQEVHAVHHGRGFHCHIAFVASNSPVQSLRFTSSGEALAVGYQNGQVAMFDASQLSVMFSVDCTSGTNSPVVSVSIYSVGASAAKAGPSQKEIATSAKFPTDVVLSLSKDARLTVVDSTSGLIINSLLLDEKQSSALLMYVLIDGASDEEQAQLPEDKLPCQSQTGKEEHVLDQKQVQGAETNKKNASLHPQSGGSDSLLLVCFEDVVLLFSLASLIQGSNKHLHKTKLTKKCCWSAIFKNKDDKACGLILFYQTGIIELRSLPSLDILAESSLMELLRWSYKTGMDKTMSSSNGQIALVNGSEFAIISLINSENDFRIPESLPCLHDKVLAAAAEAAMSISIDQKGKQNPAAGVIGGIIKGLKGKADENANLRKSFNSQTPSELLESIFLKGPYVEPSLANPDDQIEELSIDDIEIDDEVPLPPPPASSSASHMNKKATEDERAKLFEGSSDADKPRMRSTQEILTKYKFGGDATAAAAHAKDKLMQRQEKLERISQRTAELQDGAENFASLAQELAKTMENKKWWKL
- the LOC119362213 gene encoding uncharacterized protein LOC119362213 isoform X2, giving the protein MFAKRFLLKKLHQGGGGEKGGGGGGGGGAAGDVAQLDAQIALHYGVPYAASVMAFDPVQRLLAVGTLDGRIKIFGGDNIEGILISPKSMPYKYLQFIQNQGLLIAVSNENEIQVWNLEFRQLFHSSQWDANITAFSVIEGTFLMYLGDENGLLSVLKYDVYDGKLQKMPYNVSIHSLAAAGVPLLDTQPIVGILPQPNTLGTRVLIAYEKGFLVLWDVSEDHAIAVRGYGDLHMKGQVTGAQTHASEDQVDNFDENEEEREICSLCWASRGGSTVAVGYITGDILLWDMTAVSSRQGKQTDVSSNVVKLQLASGSRRLPVIVLHWSAGSAKDTTKGGKLFVYGGDDMGSEEVLTVLSLESSNGLESVRCASRVDLKLDGSFADMILIPDTGVPDKIRTSALFILTNPGQLNFYDGGALFSARKSEEEYAQPEAQKFPVVVPTIDPSITVTNMYSLNGRKHPSISLKKFCARQIVAPPISGNMKWPLTGGVPSEMSLKKDHAVERIYVAGYQDGSVRIWDATFPILMPMFVLDAKVPDVILDGANASVSSLAFCSLNMTFAVGTTSGLVRMYKLQENTGDSSFHFVSGSKQEVHAVHHGRGFHCHIAFVASNSPVQSLRFTSSGEALAVGYQNGQVAMFDASQLSVMFSVDCTSGTNSPVVSVSIYSVGASAAKAGPSQKEIATSAKFPTDVVLSLSKDARLTVVDSTSGLIINSLLLDEKQSSALLMYVLIDGASDEEQAQLPEDKLPCQSQTGKEEHVLDQKQVQGAETNKKNASLHPQSGGSDSLLLVCFEDVVLLFSLASLIQGSNKHLHKTKLTKKCCWSAIFKNKDDKACGLILFYQTGIIELRSLPSLDILAESSLMELLRWSYKTGMDKTMSSSNGQIALVNGSEFAIISLINSENDFRIPESLPCLHDKVLAAAAEAAMSISIDQKGKQNPAAGVIGGIIKGLKGKADENANLRKSFNSQTPSELLESIFLKGPYVEPSLANPDDQIEELSIDDIEIDDEVPLPPPPASSSASHMNKKATVEDERAKLFEGSSDADKPRMRSTQEILTKYKFGGDATAAAAHAKDKLMQRQEKLERISQRTAELQDGAENFASLAQELAKTMENKKWWKL
- the LOC119362213 gene encoding uncharacterized protein LOC119362213 isoform X1 yields the protein MFAKRFLLKKLHQGGGGEKGGGGGGGGGAAGDVAQLDAQIALHYGVPYAASVMAFDPVQRLLAVGTLDGRIKIFGGDNIEGILISPKSMPYKYLQFIQNQGLLIAVSNENEIQVWNLEFRQLFHSSQWDANITAFSVIEGTFLMYLGDENGLLSVLKYDVYDGKLQKMPYNVSIHSLAEAAGVPLLDTQPIVGILPQPNTLGTRVLIAYEKGFLVLWDVSEDHAIAVRGYGDLHMKGQVTGAQTHASEDQVDNFDENEEEREICSLCWASRGGSTVAVGYITGDILLWDMTAVSSRQGKQTDVSSNVVKLQLASGSRRLPVIVLHWSAGSAKDTTKGGKLFVYGGDDMGSEEVLTVLSLESSNGLESVRCASRVDLKLDGSFADMILIPDTGVPDKIRTSALFILTNPGQLNFYDGGALFSARKSEEEYAQPEAQKFPVVVPTIDPSITVTNMYSLNGRKHPSISLKKFCARQIVAPPISGNMKWPLTGGVPSEMSLKKDHAVERIYVAGYQDGSVRIWDATFPILMPMFVLDAKVPDVILDGANASVSSLAFCSLNMTFAVGTTSGLVRMYKLQENTGDSSFHFVSGSKQEVHAVHHGRGFHCHIAFVASNSPVQSLRFTSSGEALAVGYQNGQVAMFDASQLSVMFSVDCTSGTNSPVVSVSIYSVGASAAKAGPSQKEIATSAKFPTDVVLSLSKDARLTVVDSTSGLIINSLLLDEKQSSALLMYVLIDGASDEEQAQLPEDKLPCQSQTGKEEHVLDQKQVQGAETNKKNASLHPQSGGSDSLLLVCFEDVVLLFSLASLIQGSNKHLHKTKLTKKCCWSAIFKNKDDKACGLILFYQTGIIELRSLPSLDILAESSLMELLRWSYKTGMDKTMSSSNGQIALVNGSEFAIISLINSENDFRIPESLPCLHDKVLAAAAEAAMSISIDQKGKQNPAAGVIGGIIKGLKGKADENANLRKSFNSQTPSELLESIFLKGPYVEPSLANPDDQIEELSIDDIEIDDEVPLPPPPASSSASHMNKKATVEDERAKLFEGSSDADKPRMRSTQEILTKYKFGGDATAAAAHAKDKLMQRQEKLERISQRTAELQDGAENFASLAQELAKTMENKKWWKL